From the genome of Pelosinus fermentans DSM 17108:
GCCACCAGGGCAAATGACCGGCGGTCTATCTGTCTTTTCTTTATGCAATACTTTCAATAAACGTTCCTTTGGTGTAAAATTGCTCATTCAAACCGCCCTCTTCTTACTCTTTTCACTATTAACTGGGGTCGCCTATTTTTCGCACCGCATCCATCATGGCGTCAATGTTGACAAACGGCGTTTCTGTAGGAAGACTGCAACCGGAAGCCACAATATATCCCTTCGGGCTGTCATAAGCTTGTTGTACACATTGATTCACTGCCACCCTTACATCATGGGGCGTGCCTTGCAGCATAACTTCTGATGGTGCAATGTTCCCCATAAGACGTACTCTATGACCTACTTTCACCTTAGCTTCCAATAGATTGGCGACATTGTCGATGCTAATGCTGTCTGCGCCAGCATCGACCATTAGATCCCACAATTTATCGGTTTTACCACAAATATGCAATGTGACTGTTTTCCCCCGAGAGTGAATGTAATGAATAAGCCTTTTAATATAAGGATAAGAAAACTCCTGAAATTGTTTTGGGCTAATGATGGTTCCCGAGGACATCGCATCTGTCAGGCTAGGCGTACAACCAATATCAACAATCGCCTTTGCATACCGCAGTGCCGTTTCTAATGACAGCTGACACAAGTCGTGCACAGCTTGTGGATTTCTTCCTACAAGCCGGACTAAGTTTTCCGTACCAATCAGAAAAGCTGCATTGGTGAAGGGACCAGTAATTGCCCCAGTAACGGGCACCTCCTTACCTACCGCTTCCAGAGTAAGTTTCATAGCTTCTAGATGTTGAGGCAAATTACCATCCTTATAAGGGTCCGCAGGTTGCAGACTACGAATGTCTGCAATATTGCTAATGGCTGGCACATCAAGATAAGCAGTCTCATCAGCCGGATAATAAACTTTGGCTCCCATTGCCTCAGCCTGCCCATACAAATCCGTAAAAATTCTGATCACATCATAGCGAAATCGACGATAGGCTGCAATTTGTGCCTTCGCTATTAATTTTCCATTTCCCTGGAATTCAGACACCTTGACACCGATTACTCTTGCCGCAGTATTCCCAACAATAGGTACGCAAGGCAATCGATCAATTACCGCTCCCTTATTATAAGCCGCCATTCTCTCTAATGGTGTCATCGCCTCAAAAACCATTAGGCCGCTCCTCCGGTAAGCTGCCGAGCCAAACGTACGGCAGTTGCCGCATTCACAGCGTAACTATCTGCACCGATTTTATCAGCAAAGGCTTGTGAAACGGGCGCACCGCCAATCATGACTTTAAACTGTTCTCGAATATCTTGCTGCTGCAGTAAGCGGATGACTTCTGCCAGCCCATCCATCGTTGTTGTCATTAGCGTGGAAATAGCAATAATTTTAGCATCCTGTTCTTTTGCTGTATCAATAAATTTCTGTGGTGAAATATCCCGCCCAAGATCAATTATCTCATAGCCAGAAGTTTCTAATAAAATCTTCACCAGATTTTTACCAATATCGTGAGTATCACCTTCAATAACTCCAATGACAATTTTGACTTTTTCCTCTGCAGCTCCTTCTTTCGCTTTAAGATGGGGTTTCAAAACACTAAGTCCGGCATACATAGCATCCGAACACATTAACAGTTCAGGAATAAAATATTCTTCCTCTTCAAACAGCCGCCCTGCCACTTCCATACCAGCAGAAAGCCCCTTTTCAATCGCTTCATAGGCATCAATACCTTCCGCTACGATAATTTGGGATAACTCCACCGCTTTTTCTTCATCCATGTCTACCACAGCATCAGCCAACTGTTTGAGTAATTCTTCTTTATTATTTGCCATACTATCCTTCTCCTTTGCTCATACATTCAATTTATATTTTTTTAGCTAAAATTGCTTAATCGTAGTGGATATCTGCCAAATTCCCGGGCTGCCTGAAATAATGCCTGTATGTTTTCCACTGGAGCACCCATCGGCAGCCCGCACCCTAAAGACAATATATAACCTTTGGGATTATCATAACCTTTTGCCAGACACTCTTTAGCATCCTGCCGTACGTCTTTTGGAGTTCCCAGGTACATGGTTGCTGTGGGTTTGACATTGCCAAACAGGGTAACCTGTTCACCAACTGCTTTCTTAGCAGCAGCCAAATCAATCGTATCGTCCAAGCTCAATATACCGGCACCAGTGGCGACCATATCCTGCCAGATCTTCGTAGTATTGCCACAAATATGCAGGGATGGAGCACTGCCAGTCAAATCTTTAATCGTCGTTGTAAGCTTTTGTAAATAGGGAAAAGCAAACTCACGAAATTGTTTTGGACTGATTAATGTCGGTGAAGCAGTGGGGTCAGCGATACTTACTTTAGCTCCCAACTTAGCAGCCTCTTTCACATAGGCAATCGTACTCTCTAAAGAAAACTGCAACAACCGATGTGCAAATTCCGGATTCCGATATAGCTCCCGCAAAAAAGCCTCTGTTCCTCTTATATTAGCTGCTGTAGTAAAGGGACCGGCTACATTACTAGTCACCGGAACAGAGTCACCCAGACGGTCAACTAAAATTTGTAAAGCCC
Proteins encoded in this window:
- a CDS encoding uroporphyrinogen decarboxylase family protein, with the protein product MVFEAMTPLERMAAYNKGAVIDRLPCVPIVGNTAARVIGVKVSEFQGNGKLIAKAQIAAYRRFRYDVIRIFTDLYGQAEAMGAKVYYPADETAYLDVPAISNIADIRSLQPADPYKDGNLPQHLEAMKLTLEAVGKEVPVTGAITGPFTNAAFLIGTENLVRLVGRNPQAVHDLCQLSLETALRYAKAIVDIGCTPSLTDAMSSGTIISPKQFQEFSYPYIKRLIHYIHSRGKTVTLHICGKTDKLWDLMVDAGADSISIDNVANLLEAKVKVGHRVRLMGNIAPSEVMLQGTPHDVRVAVNQCVQQAYDSPKGYIVASGCSLPTETPFVNIDAMMDAVRKIGDPS
- a CDS encoding corrinoid protein is translated as MANNKEELLKQLADAVVDMDEEKAVELSQIIVAEGIDAYEAIEKGLSAGMEVAGRLFEEEEYFIPELLMCSDAMYAGLSVLKPHLKAKEGAAEEKVKIVIGVIEGDTHDIGKNLVKILLETSGYEIIDLGRDISPQKFIDTAKEQDAKIIAISTLMTTTMDGLAEVIRLLQQQDIREQFKVMIGGAPVSQAFADKIGADSYAVNAATAVRLARQLTGGAA
- a CDS encoding uroporphyrinogen decarboxylase family protein is translated as MAVLSLRDEMTPKERLEAVLKGRPYDRVPCGVVIHNQAGKVAGIPHWECYFSSEKTAQTQIAAHNILGAEAVAAGPGLPGIAEAVGSIVYYPKEENTPYITEVAVKQPADLDKLKIPNPWLDGRLPIHLGALQILVDRLGDSVPVTSNVAGPFTTAANIRGTEAFLRELYRNPEFAHRLLQFSLESTIAYVKEAAKLGAKVSIADPTASPTLISPKQFREFAFPYLQKLTTTIKDLTGSAPSLHICGNTTKIWQDMVATGAGILSLDDTIDLAAAKKAVGEQVTLFGNVKPTATMYLGTPKDVRQDAKECLAKGYDNPKGYILSLGCGLPMGAPVENIQALFQAAREFGRYPLRLSNFS